The Misgurnus anguillicaudatus chromosome 21, ASM2758022v2, whole genome shotgun sequence genome includes a window with the following:
- the LOC129450648 gene encoding uncharacterized protein: MTVRMPINANPKSKWPTLDHILGKLSPAGSIPQDVKRTMLYLLTALAILQIIVGILNIVTGILFANWGIHDYIMKFYGPYWLGAVFLISGIMTLLVCFYLSKVLEILALILNQASAFLALMGVALYSWDLARASYYSANDYSATLIQEQMKGADAFLYFEDLNVMSRKKLDAMMIALAVLQLCINVYFIVMSVRAFVKKNSAEDPQLHKLLREDTTGNPA; this comes from the exons ATGACTGTGAGGATGCCCATCAATGCAAATCCAAAAAGCAAATGGCCCACATTGGATCACATCCTGGGTAAACTCAGTCCAGCGGGTTCAATACCTCAGGACGTCAAACGTACAATGTTGTACCTCTTAACAGCACTAGCG ATTTTGCAGATTATAGTGGGAATCCTCAACATCGTAACAGGGATTTTGTTTGCAAACTGGGGGATACATGATTACATAATGAAGTTTTATGGTCCCTATTGGCTTGGTGCTGTG TTCCTCATATCTGGAATTATGACTCTTCTTGTATGCTTCTATTTGAGTAAAGTTTTG GAAATCTTAGCTTTGATCCTAAACCAAGCCAGTGCTTTTCTGGCTTTGATGGGTGTTGCATTGTACTCATGGGATTTGGCGAGGGCGAGCTATTATTCAGCCAATGATTATTCAGCAACACTCATTCAAGAACAGATGAAGGGAGCTGATGCCTTTCTGTACTTTGAGGATTTAAATGTG ATGTCTCGAAAGAAGCTAGATGCCATGATGATAGCTTTGGCTGTTCTTCAGCTCTGCATAAATGTCTATTTTATTGTCATGTCAGTGAGAGCATTTGTCAAGAAGAAT TCTGCAGAAGACCCTCAACTTCACAAACTGCTCCGAGAAGACACCACCGGCAATCCTGCATGA
- the LOC129450661 gene encoding uncharacterized protein has protein sequence MTVRMPINTNPKTKWPTLGHILGKLSPAGSIPQDVKRTMLYLTSLGILQIIVGILNITTGILFANWGTHDYIMMFYGPFWLGAVFLIMTLLVGCCRSVVLDILSLFLNQVSAYVAVKRVALYSWDLVSVNYYSANDYSATLIQEQRKGADAFLYFEDSNMMFRRTLDVMMIALAVLQYCLSIYFILKVVRVLAEKNGQLDKQTQFR, from the exons ATGACTGTGAGGATGCCCATCAACACAAATCCAAAAACCAAATGGCCCACATTGGGTCACATCCTGGGTAAACTCAGTCCAGCAGGTTCAATACCTCAGGACGTTAAACGTACAATGTTGTACCTAACATCACTAGGG ATTCTGCAGATTATAGTGGGAATCCTCAACATCACAACAGGGATTTTGTTTGCAAACTGGGGGACACATGATTACATTATGATGTTTTATGGTCCCTTTTGGCTTGGTGCTGTG TTCCTCATTATGACTCTTCTTGTAGGCTGCTGTAGGAGTGTTGTTTTG GATATTTTATCTTTGTTCCTAAACCAAGTCAGTGCTTATGTGGCTGTAAAGCGTGTTGCATTGTATTCATGGGATTTGGTGAGCGTGAACTATTATTCAGCCAATGATTATTCAGCAACACTCATCCAAGAACAGAGGAAGGGAGCTGATGCCTTTCTGTACTTTGAGGATTCAAATATG ATGTTTCGAAGGACCCTAGATGTCATGATGATAGCTTTGGCTGTTCTTCAGTACTGCTTAAGCATCTATTTTATTCTCAAAGTAGTGAGAGTACTTGCCGAGAAGAAT ggACAAttggacaaacagacccagttccggtag
- the LOC129450718 gene encoding uncharacterized protein yields MTVRMPINANPKSKWPTLGHILGKLSPAGSIPQDVKRTMLYLLTALAILQIIVGILNIVTGILFANWGIHDYIMKFYGPYWLGAVFLISGIMTLLVCFYLSKVLEILALILNQASAFLALMGVALYSWDLARASYYSAYDYSATLIQEQMKGADAFLYFEDLNVMSRKKLDAMMVALAVLQLCINVYFIVMSVRVFVKKNSAEDPQLHKLLREDTTGNPA; encoded by the exons ATGACTGTGAGGATGCCCATCAACGCAAATCCAAAAAGCAAATGGCCCACATTGGGTCACATCCTGGGTAAACTCAGTCCAGCGGGTTCAATACCTCAGGACGTCAAACGTACAATGTTGTACCTCTTAACAGCACTAGCG ATTCTGCAGATTATTGTGGGAATCCTCAACATCGTAACAGGGATTTTGTTTGCAAACTGGGGGATACATGATTACATTATGAAATTTTATGGTCCCTATTGGCTTGGTGCTGTG TTCCTCATATCTGGAATTATGACTCTTCTTGTATGCTTCTATTTGAGTAAAGTTTTG GAAATCTTAGCTTTGATCCTAAACCAAGCCAGTGCTTTTCTGGCTTTGATGGGTGTTGCATTGTACTCATGGGATTTGGCGAGGGCGAGCTATTATTCAGCCTATGATTATTCAGCAACACTCATTCAAGAACAGATGAAGGGAGCTGATGCCTTTCTGTACTTTGAGGATTTAAATGTG ATGTCTCGAAAGAAGCTAGATGCCATGATGGTAGCTTTGGCTGTTCTTCAGCTCTGCATAAACGTCTATTTTATTGTCATGTCAGTGAGAGTATTTGTCAAGAAGAAT TCTGCAGAAGACCCTCAACTTCACAAACTGCTCCGAGAAGACACCACCGGCAATCCTGCATGA